One Armatimonadota bacterium genomic region harbors:
- the rfbD gene encoding dTDP-4-dehydrorhamnose reductase — MRVLLLGSSGMLGSDVGSELHGRGWDVRTPSPTELDVTSRTSIERLRRREFGDADWVVNCTGFTDVDGAESQMMAAMALNAMAPGALAAVCRENGWRLLHVSTDFVFDGKKGSPYLETDAAGPLGVYGKSKLAGEVNALQEAPDSVVVRTSWLFGPKGRSFPRTIIEAALAGRELRVVSDQFGKPTYTADLARQFADLIASSPQGGLFHAAGPDVVSWHGFAVAALTAASEHGLVGRTDVEAVPTSAWPTAAVRPAYSVLDGSKLTSAGVVQAPPLKEALDRFVQRLSFGSSGPF, encoded by the coding sequence GTGAGGGTGTTGCTCCTCGGATCTTCGGGAATGTTGGGCAGCGACGTCGGCTCAGAGCTTCACGGACGGGGCTGGGACGTAAGGACTCCCTCCCCGACCGAGCTCGACGTCACCTCCCGCACGTCGATCGAACGGTTGCGCCGAAGAGAGTTCGGTGACGCCGATTGGGTCGTCAATTGCACCGGCTTCACCGATGTGGACGGGGCCGAATCCCAAATGATGGCGGCGATGGCCTTGAACGCCATGGCCCCCGGCGCCTTGGCGGCGGTCTGCCGGGAAAACGGTTGGCGCCTTTTGCACGTCAGCACCGACTTCGTGTTCGACGGAAAGAAGGGCTCGCCCTACCTCGAAACCGATGCCGCAGGACCGCTCGGGGTCTACGGCAAGAGCAAGCTTGCGGGCGAGGTCAACGCGCTTCAAGAGGCTCCGGACAGCGTCGTCGTCAGAACGTCGTGGTTGTTCGGGCCGAAGGGGCGGTCGTTTCCACGGACGATCATCGAAGCGGCCCTAGCCGGACGGGAGTTACGGGTCGTTTCGGACCAGTTCGGCAAACCGACGTATACCGCCGACCTCGCCCGCCAGTTTGCCGACCTGATCGCTTCGTCGCCACAAGGAGGTCTGTTCCACGCGGCCGGACCGGACGTCGTGTCCTGGCACGGGTTCGCTGTCGCCGCCTTGACCGCCGCAAGCGAACACGGGTTGGTCGGAAGGACCGACGTCGAAGCCGTCCCGACGTCGGCCTGGCCGACGGCCGCGGTCCGGCCCGCCTACAGCGTCCTGGACGGTTCGAAACTGACCTCAGCGGGTGTCGTTCAAGCCCCACCGCTGAAAGAGGCGCTGGACCGGTTCGTCCAGCGCCTCTCGTTCGGGTCTTCAGGGCCTTTCTGA
- a CDS encoding YHS domain-containing protein has translation MERTLMILTTLLAAVAMVPATSGDGPIKCAVMHSPTNEKSVAIEYAGNKYPMCCGGCPAAFSKEPKKFIETAAKSGETIGETMFCPVSGEKLDWSKVKASMDYKGMRYGFCCDSCKGTFEKDPAKYAKAPVKESLVCPGSGETIKAYSEAAGFVDNGGVRYYTCCPDCFEKLRKDTAKVLGEGKAKVTAPVAIAAPKKG, from the coding sequence TTGGAACGAACGCTTATGATCCTTACGACCTTGCTCGCAGCCGTCGCTATGGTCCCTGCAACCTCAGGAGACGGGCCCATCAAGTGCGCGGTCATGCATTCGCCGACGAACGAAAAATCCGTCGCCATCGAGTACGCCGGAAACAAATATCCGATGTGTTGCGGCGGTTGCCCGGCCGCTTTCTCCAAGGAGCCGAAGAAGTTCATCGAAACCGCCGCCAAGTCGGGCGAGACCATCGGAGAGACGATGTTCTGCCCGGTTTCGGGAGAGAAACTCGACTGGTCTAAGGTGAAAGCCTCGATGGACTACAAGGGGATGCGCTACGGCTTCTGTTGCGACAGCTGCAAGGGCACCTTCGAGAAGGATCCTGCCAAGTACGCCAAGGCTCCCGTCAAGGAAAGTCTGGTCTGCCCGGGTTCCGGCGAGACGATCAAGGCTTATTCCGAAGCGGCCGGATTCGTCGACAACGGCGGCGTCCGCTACTATACGTGCTGCCCGGACTGCTTCGAAAAGCTCCGCAAGGACACCGCTAAGGTGCTCGGAGAGGGCAAGGCCAAAGTGACCGCCCCGGTCGCGATCGCCGCCCCGAAGAAAGGCTGA
- the mscL gene encoding large conductance mechanosensitive channel protein MscL, translating to MLNEFKQFVMRGNVMDLAIGVIIGAAFGKIVDSLVKDVIMPPIGLLMGGVDMTNAFTVLKEGKTPGPYSSLKAATDAGANVLAYGNFVNTVFQFLILAFVIFMMVKALNRMKIMREAEPAATPPDVLLLEEIRDLLKAKG from the coding sequence ATGTTGAACGAGTTCAAACAGTTCGTCATGCGGGGCAACGTCATGGACCTCGCGATCGGCGTGATCATCGGTGCGGCCTTCGGCAAGATCGTCGACTCGCTCGTCAAGGACGTCATCATGCCGCCGATAGGACTTCTGATGGGCGGTGTCGATATGACGAACGCGTTCACCGTGCTCAAAGAAGGCAAGACGCCCGGTCCGTACTCGAGCCTGAAGGCAGCGACGGACGCAGGGGCGAACGTGCTCGCATACGGCAACTTCGTCAACACCGTGTTCCAGTTCTTGATCTTGGCGTTCGTCATCTTCATGATGGTCAAGGCCTTGAACAGGATGAAGATCATGAGGGAGGCCGAACCTGCGGCGACACCGCCCGACGTCCTCCTCCTGGAGGAGATCCGCGACTTGCTCAAGGCCAAGGGCTGA
- a CDS encoding M48 family metalloprotease has protein sequence MTRTRLSFGLAVLLAAFPVAAPADMFKPSVKDQIGLGKRAAGQIEKEEKVVGASDPRVQNIRAIGSSLVALIPAAERKKKPFEYSFNLIESKELNAFALPGGPIYVYSGLLEKLETQDQLTGILAHELTHVLKEHWAGAYADNQKRKLGLAVILTVLNANDTIFNAASVSDALLFELPYSRKHESEADTYGFDLMVKADLNPQGMIDVFEVLKKKSGGGRNTEWVSDHPSLDGRIAKIKQRLDKAGRSFPPQKPLKG, from the coding sequence ATGACCCGTACCCGCCTGTCTTTCGGCCTGGCCGTCCTTCTCGCCGCGTTCCCGGTCGCCGCACCGGCCGATATGTTCAAGCCGTCCGTCAAGGACCAGATCGGACTCGGAAAGAGGGCGGCGGGCCAGATCGAAAAGGAGGAAAAGGTCGTCGGCGCGAGCGATCCGCGCGTCCAGAACATCCGGGCGATCGGGAGCAGTCTCGTTGCACTGATCCCGGCAGCGGAGCGGAAAAAGAAGCCGTTCGAATACAGCTTCAACCTCATCGAGAGCAAGGAGCTGAACGCGTTCGCCTTGCCCGGCGGGCCGATCTACGTCTATTCCGGCCTGTTGGAAAAACTTGAGACGCAAGACCAGCTCACAGGCATCCTCGCCCACGAGTTGACCCACGTGCTCAAGGAACACTGGGCCGGAGCCTATGCCGACAACCAGAAGCGGAAACTCGGACTGGCTGTGATCCTCACGGTCCTGAACGCGAACGACACGATTTTCAACGCCGCTTCCGTATCCGACGCCTTACTCTTCGAGCTCCCGTATTCGCGCAAGCACGAGTCGGAAGCCGACACTTACGGGTTCGACCTCATGGTCAAGGCCGACTTGAACCCTCAGGGCATGATCGACGTCTTCGAAGTCCTGAAGAAAAAGTCGGGAGGCGGCCGGAACACCGAATGGGTGTCCGACCACCCCTCTCTCGACGGCCGGATCGCGAAGATCAAACAACGCCTTGATAAGGCAGGCCGGTCGTTCCCGCCGCAAAAGCCGTTGAAGGGCTGA
- a CDS encoding prepilin-type N-terminal cleavage/methylation domain-containing protein, translating into MKRTNKRRKGFTLVEIMIVVLIIGILLAIAVPNFITARQNSRAQTIVATLKQVEAAKDQCAMDKGLTTGDDCTDADMGSYLKKYPPTFPVGGAYVKNSIGTNPTFKGKDADQWSSDKSGL; encoded by the coding sequence ATGAAGCGAACGAACAAGAGAAGGAAAGGCTTTACCCTTGTCGAGATCATGATCGTGGTCTTGATCATCGGCATCCTTCTGGCCATTGCCGTGCCGAACTTTATCACGGCCCGCCAGAACAGCCGTGCGCAGACGATCGTCGCCACGCTGAAGCAGGTCGAAGCGGCCAAGGACCAGTGTGCGATGGACAAAGGTCTGACCACCGGTGACGACTGCACCGACGCCGACATGGGCAGCTACCTGAAGAAGTACCCGCCGACCTTCCCGGTCGGAGGCGCCTACGTCAAGAACTCGATCGGCACGAACCCGACGTTCAAGGGTAAGGACGCCGACCAGTGGTCTTCCGATAAGAGCGGTCTCTAA